The sequence TTCGTGTAAACAATGCAGGGCCTGCTTTTTCCTATTCCCGTCGTAGCAAGCATCGCGATCCGGTGATCCGCCGAACCATTGACGTGCACGATATCGAAGCCATTCAGTTTGATCAGACGTCGTAGTGCCCGTCCGGTGTTGACCATTGACGTCAACGTATTGCGAAAATCCAGTGCAATGACGTCGACATCCGGCATCTGCCCCGCGCTGAGATAGAGCCGACTTGACCTCGGTGCTGCAATCGTCACGCGATGGCGCCCCCTCAGTGCTTCCGCCAGGTTAAGGATATACGTCGTATGGCCGCCGCCGTCACCCGCGTGAAAGTTGGTGTACAGAATCTTCATGACAATGCGCTACTTCCAAATTCTCTAAATCGCTTGAACCAGTAGTACGCCCCACCCCACTGTACGTGTTGATACCGCTGCACCTTTCCCGCCAGCCACTCTCCGTTCTTTCCGTTATCCGCCATGCGATGTATCTGGTGCGGGTCACTACCCGCCACGTTGCGTCGGGTGTTGCGCGTTGTATAGAGGTACTCGAACCCGGCAGCTCGCGCAGCGGCGATATAGTCATCGTCGTAGTAACCTTCTGGCCAACACAAATGCGTCGACGCCGCACCCATTTTTTCAGTCAGAATCAGCTTTGACGTCTCGATGTCCGTGCTGATGTCGCGAAATTTACTGGCCGCATCAGTACACGACAGATCCCAGCGACGGTGACTGTGCGTATGACTATGGAACTCGAAAGTGCCCGCTGCGCGCATAAGGTCGATCTCACTCCAGCGCACGGTGACATCGTCTGCCTGGCCGCCTCGAATGAGGCGTTCGCATTCCGGGTGCGAATGTTCTGCACCTGCGTCCCGAGTCAGAACAGATCGAGCGGGACCGTCGTGAACGCGACCCGTTACGAGAAACATGATGGCGTTGAGACCATAACGCTCAAGGCACGGATGAGCGTGAATATAGTTGTCCAGATATCCGTCGTCGAACGTCAACAGGATTGACTTATCAGGCATTGCCGCGCCGTGTAGAAAACGCGCGAATTCGTCTGCCGTTAACGTGACGTATCCGTTACGCGCCAGCCAGTTCATCTGCGAATCGAAGTGCTCCGGGGTGATGCTAAGTGCCCCGGGCGATGGTGAAACATGGTGGTACATCACTACCGGTACCGAGTGGGCGTACGATTCCATCGATGGCGTTACCTTCCATGAATATCAAAATACTCTGCAGCTC comes from Burkholderia sp. GAS332 and encodes:
- a CDS encoding Polysaccharide deacetylase — its product is MESYAHSVPVVMYHHVSPSPGALSITPEHFDSQMNWLARNGYVTLTADEFARFLHGAAMPDKSILLTFDDGYLDNYIHAHPCLERYGLNAIMFLVTGRVHDGPARSVLTRDAGAEHSHPECERLIRGGQADDVTVRWSEIDLMRAAGTFEFHSHTHSHRRWDLSCTDAASKFRDISTDIETSKLILTEKMGAASTHLCWPEGYYDDDYIAAARAAGFEYLYTTRNTRRNVAGSDPHQIHRMADNGKNGEWLAGKVQRYQHVQWGGAYYWFKRFREFGSSALS